A window of the Macaca nemestrina isolate mMacNem1 chromosome X, mMacNem.hap1, whole genome shotgun sequence genome harbors these coding sequences:
- the LOC105468412 gene encoding transcriptional regulator Kaiso, giving the protein MESRKLISATDIQYSGSLLNSLNEQRGHGLFCDVTVIVEDRKFRAHKNILSASSTYFHQLFSVAGQVVELSFIRAEIFAEILNYIYSSKIVRVRSDLLDELIKSGQLLGVKFIAELGVPLSQVKSISGTAQDGNTEPLPPDSGDKNLVIQKSKDEAQDNGATIMPIITESFSLSAEDYEMKKIIVTDSDDDDDDVIFCSEILPTKETLPSNNTVAQVQSNPGPVAISDVAPSASNNSPPLTNITPTQKLPTPVNQATLSQTQGSEKLLVSSAPTHLTPNIILLNQTPLSTPPNVSSSLPNHIPSSINLLVQNQQTPNSAILTGNKANEEEEEEIIDDDDDTISSSPDSAVSNTSLVPQADTSQNTSFDGSLIQKMQIPTLLQEPLSNSLKISDIITRNTNDPGLGSQHLMEGQKIITLDTATEIEGLSTGCKVYANIGEDTYDIVIPVKDDPDEGEARLENEIPKTSGSEMANKRMKVKHDDHYELIVDGRVYYICIVCKRSYVCLTSLRRHFNIHSWEKKYPCRYCEKVFPLAEYRTKHEIHHTGERRYQCLACGKSFINYQFMSSHIKSVHSQDPSGDSKLYRLHPCRSLQIRQYAYLSDRSSTMPAMKGDGIGYKVDTGKEPPVGTTTSTQNKPMTWEDIFIQQENDSIFKQNVTDGSTEFEFIIPESY; this is encoded by the coding sequence ATGGAGAGTAGAAAACTGATTTCTGCTACAGACATTCAGTACTCTGGCAGTCTGCTGAACTCCTTGAATGAGCAACGTGGCCATGGACTCTTCTGTGATGTTACCGTTATTGTGGAAGACCGAAAATTCCGGGCCCACAAGAATATTCTTTCAGCTTCTAGTACCTACTTCCATCAGCTCTTCTCTGTTGCTGGGCAAGTTGTTGAACTGAGCTTTATAAGAGCAGAGATCTTTGCAGAAATTCTCAATTATATCTATAGTTCTAAAATTGTTCGTGTTAGATCAGATTTGCTTGATGAATTAATTAAATCAGGGCAGTTATTAGGAGTGAAATTTATAGCAGAGCTTGGTGTCCCATTGTCACAGGTTAAAAGCATCTCAGGTACAGCTCAGGATGGTAATACTGAACCTTTACCTCCTGATTCTGGTGACAAGAACCTTGTAATACAGAAGTCAAAAGATGAAGCCCAAGATAACGGGGCTACTATAATGCCTATTATAACAGAGTCTTTTTCATTATCTGCCGAAGATTATGAAATGAAAAAGATCATTGTTACCGattctgatgatgatgatgatgatgtcatTTTTTGCTCCGAGATTCTGCCCACAAAGGAGACTTTGCCAAGTAATAACACAGTGGCACAGGTCCAGTCTAACCCAGGCCCTGTTGCTATTTCAGATGTTGCACCTAGTGCTAGCAATAACTCTCCCCCTTTAACAAATATCACACCTACTCAGAAACTTCCTACTCCTGTGAATCAGGCAACTCTGAGCCAAACACAAGGAAGTGAAAAATTGTTGGTATCTTCAGCTCCAACACATCTGACTCctaatattattttgttaaatcaGACACCACTTTCTACACCACCAAATGTCAGTTCTTCACTTCCAAATCATATACCTTCTTCAATCAATTTACTTGTGCAGAATCAGCAGACACCAAACAGTGCTATTTTAACAGGAAACAAGGCcaatgaagaggaagaggaggaaattatagatgatgatgatgacactATTAGCTCCAGTCCTGACTCGGCCGTCAGTAATACATCTTTGGTCCCACAGGCTGATACCTCCCAAAATACCAGTTTTGATGGATCATTAATACAGAAGATGCAGATTCCTACACTTCTTCAAGAACCACTTTCCAATTCCTTAAAAATTTCAGATATAATTACTAGAAATACCAATGATCCAGGCTTAGGATCACAACATCTAATGGAGGGTCAGAAGATCATTACTTTAGATACAGCTACTGAAATTGAAGGCTTATCGACTGGTTGCAAGGTTTATGCAAATATCGGTGAAGATACTTATGATATAGTGATCCCTGTCAAAGATGACCCTGATGAAGGGGAGGCCAGACTTGAGAATGAAATACCAAAAACGTCTGGCAGCGAGATGGCAAACAAACGTATGAAAGTAAAACATGATGATCACTATGAGTTAATAGTAGATGGAAGGGTCTATTATATCTGTATTGTATGCAAAAGGTCATATGTCTGTCTGACAAGCTTGCGGAGACATTTTAACATTCATTCTTGGGAGAAGAAGTATCCGTGCCGTTACTGTGAGAAGGTATTTCCTCTTGCAGAATATCGCACAAAGCATGAAATTCATCACACAGGGGAGCGAAGGTATCAGTGTTTGGCCTGTGGCAAATCTTTCATCAACTATCAGTTTATGTCTTCACATATAAAGTCAGTTCATAGTCAAGATCCTTCTGGGGACTCAAAGCTTTATCGTTTACATCCATGCAGGTCTTTACAAATTAGACAATATGCATATCTTTCCGATAGATCAAGCACTATGCCTGCAATGAAGGGTGATGGTATTGGGTATAAGGTTGACACTGGAAAAGAACCTCCAGTAGGGACCACTACATCTACTCAGAACAAGCCAATGACCTGGGAAGATATTTTTATTCAGCAGGAAAATGattcaatttttaaacaaaatgtaacAGATGGCAGTACTGAGTTTGAATTTATAATACCAGAATCTTACTAA
- the LOC112424403 gene encoding prefoldin subunit 4-like, with the protein MVAAENFNATFEDQQKVNKFARNMSRITEPKEETEVKRKQLHNLEDVCNDIMLADDDCLMIPYQIGDVFISHSQDEAQEMLEEAKKNWQEETDALESTVVPIQRVLADLKLQLYTKFGGNINLEADEN; encoded by the exons atggtt GCTgcagaaaatttcaatgctactTTTGAAGATCAACAAAAGGTAAACAAATTTGCAAGGAATATGAGTAGGATAACAGAGCCGaaggaagaaacagaagtaaaaagGAAACAACTCCACAATTTAGAAGATGTTTGCAATGACATCATGCTTGCAGATGATGACTGCTTAATGATACCTTATCAAATTGGTGATGTTTTCATTAGCCATTCTCAAGATGAAGCACAAGAAATGTtagaagaagcaaagaaaaattgGCAAGAAGAAACTGATGCCTTAGAATCCACAGTGGTACCAATTCAGAGAGTGTTAGCAGATTTGAAACTTCAGTTATACACAAAATTTGGGGGTAACATAAACCTTGAAGCTgatgaaaattaa